One part of the Arabidopsis thaliana chromosome 1 sequence genome encodes these proteins:
- the ATNTT2 gene encoding TLC ATP/ADP transporter (ATNTT2; FUNCTIONS IN: ATP:ADP antiporter activity; INVOLVED IN: transport; LOCATED IN: chloroplast, chloroplast envelope, cytoplasm; EXPRESSED IN: 7 plant structures; EXPRESSED DURING: M germinated pollen stage, seedling growth; CONTAINS InterPro DOMAIN/s: ADP/ATP carrier protein (InterPro:IPR004667); BEST Arabidopsis thaliana protein match is: nucleotide transporter 1 (TAIR:AT1G80300.1); Has 767 Blast hits to 762 proteins in 173 species: Archae - 0; Bacteria - 466; Metazoa - 8; Fungi - 28; Plants - 101; Viruses - 0; Other Eukaryotes - 164 (source: NCBI BLink).): MEGLIQTRGILSLPAKPIGVRRLLQPSHGLKQRLFTTNLPALSLSSNGHKKFQAFQQIPLGISVSHKERSRGFICKAEAAAAGGGNVFDEGDTAAMAVSPKIFGVEVTTLKKIVPLGLMFFCILFNYTILRDTKDVLVVTAKGSSAEIIPFLKTWVNLPMAIGFMLLYTKLSNVLSKKALFYTVIVPFIVYFGAFGFVMYPLSNLIHPEALADKLLATLGPRFMGPLAIMRIWSFCLFYVMAELWGSVVVSVLFWGFANQITTVDEAKKFYPLFGLGANVALIFSGRTVKYFSNMRKNLGPGVDGWAVSLKAMMSIVVGMGLAICFLYWWVNRYVPLPTRSKKKKVKPQMGTMESLKFLVSSPYIRDLATLVVAYGISINLVEVTWKSKLKAQFPSPNEYSAFMGDFSTCTGIATFTMMLLSQYVFKKYGWGVAAKITPTVLLLTGVAFFSLILFGGPFAPLVAKLGMTPLLAAVYVGALQNIFSKSAKYSLFDPCKEMAYIPLDEDTKVKGKAAIDVVCNPLGKSGGALIQQFMILTFGSLANSTPYLGVILLGIVTAWLAAAKSLEGQFNTLMSEEELEREMERASSVKIPVVSQEDAPSGETTSQLSEKSTPTGI; encoded by the exons atggAAGGTCTGATTCAAACCAGAGGAATTCTCTCTTTACCCGCGAAGCCCATCGGAGTGAGAAGGCTTCTCCAACCCTCACATGGCTTAAAGCAAAGACTTTTCACCACAAACTTACCTGCCTTGTCCTTATCCTCTAATGGTCACAAGAAATTTCAAGCCTTTCAGCAAATCCCACTTGGGATTTCGGTTTCCCACAAGGAGAGAAGCAGAGGATTCATCTGCAAGGCGGAAGCTGCGGCGGCCGGAGGCGGAAATGTGTTCGACGAAGGAGACACAGCGGCGATGGCGGTGTCGCCTAAGATTTTCGGTGTGGAGGTTACGACTCTGAAGAAGATTGTTCCTTTAGGGCTAATGTTCTTTTGCATCCTTTTCAATTACACAATCCTTAGGGACACGAAGGATGTTTTGGTGGTGACGGCTAAAGGAAGTTCTGCTGAGATTATACCCTTTTTGAAGACATGGGTGAATCTTCCGATGGCTATTGGGTTTATGTTGCTATACACCAAACTTTCCAATGTTCTCTCCAAAAAGGCTCTCTTTTACACTGTTATTGTTCCTTTCATTGTCTACTTTGGAGCCTTTGGTTTCGTGATGTACCCTCTCAGCAATTTGATTCATCCTGAAGCTCTTGCTGATAAGCTTCTTGCAACACTCGGCCCCAGATTCATGGGTCCTCTCGCAATCATGAGGATTTGGAGTTTCTGTTTGTTCTATGTCATGGCTGAGCTTTGGGGTAGTGTTGTCGTTTCAGTTCTCTTCTGGGGATTTGCCAACCAG ATTACAACTGTTGACGAAGCCAAAAAGTTCTATCCTCTGTTTGGACTTGGGGCCAATGTTGCACTTATCTTCTCAGGAAGAACTGTGAAATATTTCTCTAATATGAGAAAGAATCTTGGTCCTGGAGTTGATGGCTGGGCTGTTTCATTAAAAGCTATGATGAGTATTGTCGTGGGGATGGGTCTCGCCATCTGTTTCCTCTACTGGTGGGTGAATAGATATGTGCCCCTCCCAACCCgtagcaagaagaagaag GTGAAACCACAGATGGGAACAATGGAGAGCTTGAAGTTCTTGGTGTCATCACCATACATTAGGGATCTTGCTACTTTGGTGGTTGCATATGGAATTAGTATCAACCTTGTTGAAGTCACATGGAAATCAAAGCTTAAAGCTCAG TTCCCTAGCCCGAACGAATACTCAGCATTTATGGGCGACTTCTCAACCTGCACAGGTATTGCAACATTCACAATGATGCTTCTAAGCCAATACGTGTTTAAGAAGTATGGTTGGGGAGTAGCTGCAAAGATCACACCAACCGTTCTGCTATTGACCGGTGTTgccttcttctctctgataCTGTTTGGTGGCCCATTCGCACCATTGGTTGCCAAGCTTGGTATGACACCGCTACTCGCAGCAGTGTACGTTGGTGCCCTCCAGAATATCTTCAGCAAGAGTGCCAAGTACAGCTTGTTCGATCCTTGCAAAGAAATGGCTTATATCCCATTGGATGAGGACACCAAG GTTAAAGGCAAAGCTGCAATTGATGTGGTCTGCAACCCATTGGGGAAATCAGGCGGTGCTCTAATCCAGCAGTTCATGATCCTTACATTCGGCTCACTCGCCAATTCCACACCTTACCTTGGAGTCATCCTGCTCGGTATAGTCACTGCATGGTTAGCAGCAGCTAAATCGCTGGAGGGACAGTTTAACACTCTCATGTCTGAGGAAGAGCTTGAGAGGGAAATGGAGAGAGCTTCATCAGTCAAGATTCCTGTTGTATCTCAGGAGGATGCGCCATCAGGAGAAACTACGAGCCAACTATCGGAGAAATCTACTCCTACTGGCATTTAG
- a CDS encoding alpha/beta-Hydrolases superfamily protein has translation MAKSWFLVEKARRCLRTVFFMVAMLASLLVSSLPLLVAIGDVLVPSFLLSSFTCVTCYGAKEHLRRYGFKRSLTDIPIVSVVRSFLVICIYLLSDVPALSHGPYLGTVSLCSVVSVLLLSVKACLFTVNSQLNNEASFSPSRKRLHLKKSWGMPVLFLSSVVFALGHTVVAYRTSCRARRKILYHRVDPEAVLSCKSIFSGHQKVPRSPTPVVGKASKFDGEARRKPLSHDEGELPVRLLADVDSLFVTIRGLTVHYKLCSPGSPRQSISSNVLEANSSYNTPEIMAGRSKFDRKVLSMVTKSQHHHHHRSYNSLFNNSSLHDPLLDGSPTSPLLFKEIKEGTGLVDDMNVFNFGAEEQDLGESGQFGVVLVHGFGGGVFSWRHVMGSLAQQLGCVVTAFDRPGWGLTARPHKNDLEERQLLNPYSLENQVEMLIAFCYEMGFSSVVFVGHDDGGLLALKAAQRLMATNDPIKVVVKGVVLLNTSLSREVVPAFARILLHTSLGKKHLVRPLLRTEIAQVVNRRAWYDPAKMTTDVLRLYKVPYIKQRFAIW, from the exons ATGGCAAAAAGTTGGTTTTTGGTTGAGAAGGCGAGAAGATGTTTGAGGACGGTGTTCTTCATGGTTGCTATGTTGGCTTCGCTGCTAGTTTCCTCGTTGCCATTGTTAGTAGCTATAGGTGATGTGTTGGTTCCCAGCTTCTTGTTGTCGAGCTTTACTTGTGTGACGTGTTACGGCGCCAAGGAGCATCTGAGGCGATACGGTTTCAAGAGATCTTTGACTGATATTCCTATCGTCTCTGTTGTCAGATCTTTCCTTGTCATCT GTATCTATTTACTCTCGGACGTTCCTGCTCTCTCGCACGGTCCTTACCTTGGAACTGTATCTCTGTGTTCTGTGGTTtcggttcttcttctttcagttAAAGCTTGCCTTTTCACTGTTAATTCTCAACTCAACAACGAAGCCTCGTTCTCTCCATCTAGGAAACGGCTCCACCTGAAGAAGTCGTGGGGGATGCCGGTTTTGTTCCTCTCATCTGTGGTTTTTGCCCTTGGTCATACGGTTGTAGCATACAGGACAAGTTGCAGAGCGAGGAGGAAAATTTTGTATCACCGAGTTGACCCTGAAGCT GTTCTTTCATGCAAAAGCATCTTCTCTGGCCACCAGAAAGTCCCGCGGTCACCCACTCCTGTGGTTGGAAAGGCCTCCAAGTTTGATGGAGAAGCAAGGCGAAAGCCTTTGTCCCACGATGAAGGAGAGCTTCCAGTGAGATTGCTTGCTGATGTTGACAGTTTATTCGTTACAATCCGAGGCCTCACTGTGCATTACAAGCTTTGTTCACCTGGTTCACCTCGGCAGTCTATCTCCTCAAATGTTCTCGAAGCCAATTCTAGTTACAATACGCCAGAGATAATGGCAGGAAGGTCGAAGTTTGACAGAAAAGTGTTGAGTATGGTCACCAAAAGCcagcatcatcatcaccacagGAGCTACAACAGTTTGTTTAACAATTCTTCCTTGCACGACCCTCTTCTGGATGGTTCTCCtacttctcctcttcttttcaaaGAGATTAAGGAAGGAACGGGACTAGTGGATGACATGAATGTATTCAATTTTGGAGCTGAGGAGCAAGACTTGGGTGAAAGTGGTCAGTTTGGTGTGGTCCTGGTTCATGGATTTGGAGGAGGAGTGTTTTCTTGGAGGCATGTGATGGGTTCACTGGCTCAGCAGCTTGGTTGTGTTGTCACTGCATTTGATAGGCCTGGTTGGGGATTAACGGCCAGGCCACATAAGAATGATTTGGAAGAAAGACAGCTGCTCAATCCTTATTCACTCGAAAATCAG GTAGAGATGCTTATTGCTTTCTGTTATGAGATGGGGTTCTCTTCAGTAGTATTTGTTGGTCATGATGACGGAGGTCTACTTGCTCTCAAAGCTGCACAAAGATTGATGGCAACAAACGATCCCATCAAA GTCGTGGTCAAAGGAGTTGTCTTGCTTAATACTAGCTTATCAAGGGAAGTAGTTCCAGCTTTTGCAAGAATACTTCTGCACACATCACTAGGGAAGAAGCACCTCGTTCGCCCTCTTTTACGCACTGAGATAGCTCAGGTGGTGAATCGCCGTGCTTGGTATGATCCTGCCAAGATGACTACAGAC
- the ECB2 gene encoding Tetratricopeptide repeat (TPR)-like superfamily protein (EARLY CHLOROPLAST BIOGENESIS2 (ECB2); CONTAINS InterPro DOMAIN/s: Pentatricopeptide repeat (InterPro:IPR002885); BEST Arabidopsis thaliana protein match is: Pentatricopeptide repeat (PPR) superfamily protein (TAIR:AT4G18750.1); Has 49765 Blast hits to 13993 proteins in 266 species: Archae - 0; Bacteria - 6; Metazoa - 64; Fungi - 140; Plants - 48782; Viruses - 0; Other Eukaryotes - 773 (source: NCBI BLink).), giving the protein MASSAQSPHFYLNPGKSNSFQSKAYKQRNVNFYWNFGIRRLFLRKSQGLSVLSSSSSSTHFSNSQLHGLCANGKLEEAMKLLNSMQELRVAVDEDVFVALVRLCEWKRAQEEGSKVYSIALSSMSSLGVELGNAFLAMFVRFGNLVDAWYVFGKMSERNLFSWNVLVGGYAKQGYFDEAMCLYHRMLWVGGVKPDVYTFPCVLRTCGGIPDLARGKEVHVHVVRYGYELDIDVVNALITMYVKCGDVKSARLLFDRMPRRDIISWNAMISGYFENGMCHEGLELFFAMRGLSVDPDLMTLTSVISACELLGDRRLGRDIHAYVITTGFAVDISVCNSLTQMYLNAGSWREAEKLFSRMERKDIVSWTTMISGYEYNFLPDKAIDTYRMMDQDSVKPDEITVAAVLSACATLGDLDTGVELHKLAIKARLISYVIVANNLINMYSKCKCIDKALDIFHNIPRKNVISWTSIIAGLRLNNRCFEALIFLRQMKMTLQPNAITLTAALAACARIGALMCGKEIHAHVLRTGVGLDDFLPNALLDMYVRCGRMNTAWSQFNSQKKDVTSWNILLTGYSERGQGSMVVELFDRMVKSRVRPDEITFISLLCGCSKSQMVRQGLMYFSKMEDYGVTPNLKHYACVVDLLGRAGELQEAHKFIQKMPVTPDPAVWGALLNACRIHHKIDLGELSAQHIFELDKKSVGYYILLCNLYADCGKWREVAKVRRMMKENGLTVDAGCSWVEVKGKVHAFLSDDKYHPQTKEINTVLEGFYEKMSEVGLTKISESSSMDETEISRDEIFCGHSERKAIAFGLINTVPGMPIWVTKNLSMCENCHDTVKFISKTVRREISVRDAEHFHHFKDGECSCGD; this is encoded by the coding sequence ATGGCGTCTTCTGCTCAAAGTCCTCATTTTTATCTCAATCCAGGCAAGTCCAACTCTTTTCAGAGCAAAGCTTATAAACAGAGAAACGTTAATTTCTATTGGAATTTTGGAATTCGGAGACTTTTCTTGAGAAAATCTCAAGGACTATCTGTTCTTAGCTCGAGTTCGAGTAGTACCCACTTTTCGAATTCTCAGTTACATGGACTCTGCGCGAATGGGAAGCTGGAGGAAGCTATGAAGCTTCTCAATTCTATGCAGGAGTTGCGGGTTGCGGTAGACGAAGATGTGTTTGTGGCTTTGGTTAGGCTGTGCGAGTGGAAGAGAGCACAGGAGGAAGGTTCTAAGGTTTATTCTATTGCTCTCAGTTCCATGAGCAGTCTTGGTGTTGAACTCGGTAACGCGTTTCTCGCTATGTTTGTGAGGTTTGGTAATTTGGTTGATGCCTGGtatgtttttggtaaaatgtCTGAGAGAAACTTGTTTTCTTGGAATGTGTTGGTTGGTGGCTATGCAAAGCAAGGCTATTTCGATGAGGCTATGTGTTTGTATCATAGAATGTTGTGGGTTGGTGGTGTGAAGCCTGATGTCTATACGTTCCCCTGTGTGTTGAGAACCTGTGGAGGTATACCTGATCTAGCTCGAGGAAAAGAGGTTCATGTTCATGTGGTTCGATACGGATATGAATTGGATATTGATGTGGTTAACGCTTTGATTACTATGTATGTGAAGTGTGGTGATGTGAAGAGCGCGAGGTTGCTTTTTGATAGAATGCCTAGGAGAGATATAATCTCATGGAACGCAATGATCTCAGGGTATTTTGAGAATGGGATGTGTCATGAAGGATTGGAGTTATTCTTTGCAATGCGTGGGCTTTCCGTTGATCCTGATTTGATGACCTTGACTAGTGTTATCTCTGCCTGTGAGCTTCTTGGAGATAGAAGGTTAGGAAGGGATATTCATGCGTATGTGATAACCACGGGTTTCGCTGTTGACATATCTGTCTGCAACTCTTTAACGCAGATGTACTTAAATGCTGGGTCATGGCGTGAAGCTGAAAAACTGTTCAGCAGAATGGAGCGCAAAGACATTGTGTCATGGACCACTATGATTTCAGGCtatgaatataattttctgCCCGATAAGGCCATAGACACTTACAGAATGATGGATCAAGATTCTGTGAAGCCAGACGAGATAACAGTAGCTGCTGTTCTATCTGCTTGTGCTACTCTAGGTGATCTTGACACTGGTGTTGAGCTCCATAAGCTTGCGATTAAGGCAAGGCTCATATCCTATGTGATTGTCGCAAACAATCTCATTAATATGTACTCAAAGTGCAAATGCATTGATAAGGCCTTGGATATCTTCCATAACATCCCCCGCAAGAATGTAATATCTTGGACATCGATTATTGCAGGGCTTCGACTCAACAACCGGTGTTTTGAGGCCTTGATATTCCTCCGGCAAATGAAAATGACGTTGCAGCCAAATGCAATAACCTTAACAGCTGCATTAGCAGCTTGTGCTAGAATCGGGGCTCTGATGTGTGGGAAAGAGATTCATGCCCATGTACTGAGAACAGGAGTGGGGCTTGATGATTTTCTTCCAAATGCACTCTTAGACATGTATGTACGGTGCGGGAGAATGAACACTGCTTGGAGTCAGTTCAACTCACAGAAAAAAGATGTCACATCATGGAACATTCTTCTTACTGGATATTCAGAGCGGGGTCAAGGGTCGATGGTGGTAGAGTTATTTGATAGAATGGTTAAGTCCAGAGTAAGGCCAGATGAGATTACATTCATCTCATTGTTATGTGGTTGTAGCAAATCCCAAATGGTGAGACAAGGTTTGATGTACTTTAGCAAAATGGAGGATTATGGTGTTACCCCAAACTTGAAGCACTATGCGTGCGTGGTTGATTTGCTAGGCCGTGCAGGCGAGTTACAAGAAGCACACAAGTTTATTCAGAAAATGCCAGTAACACCAGATCCAGCCGTATGGGGAGCTTTGCTTAATGCATGCAGGATTCACCACAAAATTGATCTTGGTGAGCTATCAGCGCAACATATATTTGAGCTGGACAAGAAAAGTGTTGGCTATTACATTCTGTTATGTAATCTGTATGCTGATTGTGGAAAATGGAGAGAAGTTGCAAAAGTGAGAAGAATGATGAAAGAAAACGGGCTAACAGTTGATGCAGGATGCAGTTGGGTTGAAGTAAAGGGTAAAGTTCACGCCTTTCTTAGCGATGACAAGTACCATCctcaaacaaaagagatcaaCACTGTTTTAGAGGGGTTCTATGAGAAAATGAGTGAAGTTGGGCTTACTAAAATTTCAGAATCGAGTTCTATGGATGAGACAGAGATTTCGAGAGATGAGATATTCTGTGGACATAGCGAGAGAAAGGCCATTGCATTTGGTCTGATCAACACGGTCCCAGGAATGCCAATTTGGGTAACAAAGAATCTCAGTATGTGTGAAAATTGCCATGATACAGTAAAGTTCATCTCCAAAACAGTAAGAAGAGAAATCTCAGTAAGAGATGCTGAGCATTTCCACCACTTTAAAGATGGAGAATGTTCATGTGGAGATTAG